A window from Malania oleifera isolate guangnan ecotype guangnan chromosome 7, ASM2987363v1, whole genome shotgun sequence encodes these proteins:
- the LOC131160312 gene encoding dihydroceramide fatty acyl 2-hydroxylase FAH1-like produces MVTKAFSVDLNKPLVFQVGHLGQEYQRWVHQPIVSKEGPRFFASDLLESLTRTVWWVVPLVWLPVVCWFVSLSVRMGLTPPQVAGTVGGGILMWTFLEYTLHRFLFHIKTKSYWANTLHYLLHGCHHKHPMDGLRLVFPPAATAILSVPLWTVIKLLSPPSFAPALFAGGLLGYVMYDLTHYYLHHGKPSEGVSQNRKRYHLNHHFKVHNKGFGITSSMWDIVFGTIPQSKAAEKSR; encoded by the exons ATGGTCACGAAGGCTTTTAGTGTGGATTTGAATAAGCCTCTTGTTTTCCAG GTTGGCCATCTTGGACAAGAATACCAACGATGGGTTCACCAACCTATTGTCAGCAAGGAAGGCCCCCGATTTTTCGCAAGTGACCTCTTGGAG TCCTTGACCCGCACAGTTTGGTGGGTGGTTCCTCTCGTTTGGTTGCCAGTGGTATGTTGGTTTGTTTCATTGTCCGTGCGAATGGGCCTCACTCCTCCTCAAGTAGCTGGGACTGTTGGTGGTGGCATCTTGATGTGGACATTTCTGGAGTACACTTTGCACCGCTTCCTTTTCCACATTAAAACAAAAAGTTATTG GGCAAACACCCTACACTATCTTCTGCATGGCTGCCATCACAAGCACCCTATGGATGGATTACGGCTTGTGTTCCCTCCTGCTGCAACAGCTATTTTGTCTGTACCG TTGTGGACTGTGATTAAGCTTTTATCACCTCCATCGTTTGCTCCTGCTTTGTTTGCTGGGGGCTTGTTGGGATATGTGATGTACGATCTCACCCATTACTACCTGCACCATGGGAAGCCATCTGAGGGAGTTTCTCAAAATCGAAAG AGATATCACTTGAACCATCACTTCAAAGTTCATAACAAAGGTTTCGGGATCACTTCGTCCATGTGGGACATCGTGTTTGGAACAATTCCTCAATCAAAAGCAGCTGAGAAAAGTAGGTGA
- the LOC131160847 gene encoding beta-fructofuranosidase, insoluble isoenzyme 1-like: protein MYCNGIYHLFYQYSPKGVVWGNIVWAHSISKDHINWVALDSTIYSSKPFNINGCWSGSATILLGNKSVILYTRLDPQNKQVESYAVPANLSDQYLREWFKPNDNPLMVSTPNMNTSAFRDPTMGWIGRDEHWRMVVGSRMKHQGMAYLYQTRDFMNWVKAKHPLHSTPKIGMSEWPNFYPIAGAGSTGWTHWCWENT, encoded by the coding sequence ATGTACTGCAATGGAATCTATCATCTCTTCTACCAGTACAGCCCGAAGGGAGTTGTGTGGGGCAACATCGTTTGGGCTCACTCCATCTCTAAGGACCACATCAACTGGGTCGCCCTTGACTCGACCATCTACTCATCCAAGCCCTTCAACATAAATGGGTGCTGGTCCGGATCTGCCACCATCCTCCTGGGCAACAAATCCGTCATCCTCTACACTAGACTCGACCCCCAGAACAAGCAAGTCGAGAGCTACGCCGTACCTGCTAACCTATCCGACCAGTATCTCCGTGAATGGTTCAAACCCAACGACAACCCCCTTATGGTTTCCACCCCGAACATGAACACGAGCGCGTTTCGTGACCCGACCATGGGCTGGATCGGGCGAGACGAGCATTGGAGAATGGTCGTTGGCAGCCGAATGAAGCATCAGGGAATGGCCTACTTATACCAAACTAGAGATTTCATGAATTGGGTCAAGGCAAAGCACCCACTCCACTCCACTCCGAAAATCGGAATGTCGGAATGGCCGAATTTTTACCCAATTGCGGGCGCGGGCAGCACGGGTTGGACACATTGGTGCTGGGAGAACACGTGA